In Thermoanaerobaculales bacterium, one DNA window encodes the following:
- a CDS encoding aspartate 1-decarboxylase: protein MLSRTFLRALIVGGTAAIGEPDGMAMVTVDADLLDAADLDQLERVEVRALAGSGSLDAVLLRGPAGSGVIRIDGGGGGALAGGGRVVIAAWSAADRTELPTLRARVVALDGANRIAETLEIPVAGSDGPPFIP from the coding sequence ATGCTGAGCCGGACCTTCCTGAGGGCGCTGATCGTCGGCGGCACCGCGGCGATCGGCGAGCCGGACGGCATGGCGATGGTCACGGTCGACGCCGACCTGCTCGACGCCGCCGACCTCGATCAGCTCGAGCGGGTCGAGGTCCGCGCTCTCGCCGGGAGCGGCTCGCTCGACGCGGTCCTGCTCCGCGGCCCGGCCGGCAGCGGGGTGATCCGGATCGACGGCGGCGGCGGGGGCGCCCTGGCCGGCGGCGGCCGGGTGGTGATCGCGGCGTGGTCGGCGGCCGACCGTACCGAGCTGCCCACCCTGCGGGCTCGCGTCGTCGCACTCGACGGCGCCAACCGCATCGCCGAGACGCTCGAGATCCCGGTCGCCGGCAGCGA